In Anaerolineales bacterium, one DNA window encodes the following:
- a CDS encoding NADH-quinone oxidoreductase subunit M has protein sequence MEFLLQPLTLLTFSPILGVIVILFMNSEQKRAIRWAAMVTSLLTFAISLWVFGQFKASNPDLQLEAKYAWIHVAGWNIYYFLAVDGLSILLVMLTAFLTPISILSTWTAVEDRVKDFMIFFLLLEMGMTGVFLAQDLFLFYIFWEFTLVPMYFLIGIWGGPNRVYAAVKFFLYTMAGSILMLLAILFLGIKTDTFNIPTMLVRLPDLYATDVITAGTQMFLFLAFTAAFAIKVPMWPLHSWLPDAHVEAPTAGSVILAGVLLKMGTYGFLRFNIPLFPNAAIQAAPWIALFATIGIIYGAAVSFAQADVKKLVAYSSVSHLGFVMLGLFALNAEGVAGAILQMVNHGLSTGALFLLIGMIYEQTHTREIKVYGGLWKITPIFGALMLIASLSSMGLPGLNGFVGEFTILLGAFGSKAIGNPWYAGISAIGVILAAVYILYMFQKVFLGPAGEITHHHELKDLNWREIATVVPLVIFMFWIGLYPRPFFDILAPAVHKLLSALPL, from the coding sequence ATGGAATTTCTTTTACAACCTCTTACACTCCTGACCTTCTCCCCGATCCTGGGCGTGATCGTGATTCTTTTCATGAACTCCGAACAGAAGCGCGCCATCCGCTGGGCCGCGATGGTCACATCCCTGCTCACATTTGCCATTTCATTGTGGGTCTTTGGACAGTTCAAGGCATCGAACCCTGACCTGCAACTGGAAGCCAAGTATGCATGGATCCATGTGGCGGGCTGGAATATTTACTATTTCCTCGCCGTGGACGGTCTGAGCATCCTGCTGGTGATGCTTACCGCCTTCCTCACGCCCATCTCCATCCTTTCCACATGGACGGCGGTGGAGGACCGTGTGAAGGACTTCATGATCTTCTTCCTCTTGTTGGAAATGGGCATGACGGGCGTGTTCCTCGCGCAGGATCTCTTCCTGTTCTACATCTTCTGGGAGTTCACCCTCGTCCCAATGTACTTCCTCATCGGCATCTGGGGCGGCCCCAATCGTGTGTATGCCGCGGTTAAGTTCTTCCTCTACACCATGGCCGGCTCGATTTTGATGCTGCTTGCCATCCTCTTCCTTGGCATCAAGACCGATACCTTCAACATCCCGACCATGCTTGTCCGCCTGCCTGATCTGTATGCCACAGACGTGATCACAGCCGGCACCCAGATGTTCCTCTTCCTGGCGTTCACTGCGGCGTTTGCCATCAAGGTCCCGATGTGGCCCCTGCACTCGTGGCTGCCCGATGCCCACGTGGAGGCACCGACTGCGGGTTCCGTTATTCTTGCGGGTGTGCTGCTGAAGATGGGTACCTACGGTTTCCTGCGCTTCAACATTCCGCTCTTCCCGAATGCCGCCATCCAGGCCGCCCCGTGGATCGCACTCTTCGCGACCATCGGTATCATTTACGGCGCGGCGGTCTCCTTCGCCCAGGCGGATGTCAAGAAACTGGTTGCCTATTCCTCCGTGAGCCACCTCGGTTTCGTCATGCTCGGATTGTTCGCACTTAATGCCGAAGGCGTGGCGGGTGCCATTTTGCAGATGGTCAACCACGGCTTGAGCACGGGAGCGTTGTTTTTGCTCATCGGTATGATCTACGAACAGACCCACACCCGCGAGATCAAGGTCTATGGCGGCTTGTGGAAGATCACCCCGATCTTCGGCGCACTCATGTTGATTGCCTCGCTCTCCTCGATGGGTTTGCCTGGTCTCAACGGTTTTGTGGGCGAGTTCACCATTTTGCTGGGCGCGTTCGGTTCCAAGGCCATTGGCAATCCCTGGTATGCGGGCATCTCCGCCATCGGCGTCATCCTGGCGGCGGTTTACATCCTGTACATGTTCCAAAAAGTCTTCCTCGGACCTGCAGGCGAGATCACCCATCATCACGAACTCAAGGACCTCAACTGGCGCGAGATCGCCACGGTCGTTCCCTTGGTCATCTTCATGTTCTGGATCGGCCTCTATCCCAGGCCGTTCTTCGATATCCTTGCCCCTGCGGTGCATAAACTGCTTTCCGCCTTGCCTTTGTAA
- a CDS encoding NADH-quinone oxidoreductase subunit N, which translates to MTQPQFIDFYTLLPFTILVVWACLLLLADLFIPKDRKGITAFLAALGLAVALGYSITQIGFSSVGFNNMVALDGFSTFANILLLASGLFGIALSYGYNQRMGIKRSEYYTLLLFSVTGMMLMAQATDLIIVFLALELLSIPLYVLSAIARKLDSEESGLKYFLLGAFASGFVVYGTALIFGATGTTSLNGIFYTASSGTFSLLLTIGAALLLVGFGFKVAAVPFHMWTPDVYQGAPTGVTAFMAAGAKIAGFVALFRVFSTAFPLLSADLTDILWALSALTMIVGNLVAISQSNIKRMLAYSAIAHAGYILMAFVPYGNKEIAPIAIAAGLFYLVAYSVTNFGSWGVVIALEKTEGRGLEISGYAGLARKHPALAAAMTIFMLSFIGFPPTLGLVGKFYLFRSAIAGGFTGLALIGVVTSLISAYYYLRVVVNMYMREGDPSVEREPWLGFTTTVTAIITVVLGFIPHFLFLLASTAVIK; encoded by the coding sequence ATGACGCAACCTCAATTTATAGACTTCTATACCCTCCTCCCGTTTACCATCCTTGTTGTGTGGGCATGTTTGCTTTTGCTGGCCGACCTCTTCATTCCAAAAGACCGCAAAGGCATCACCGCCTTTCTCGCGGCATTGGGTCTGGCCGTGGCGTTGGGATATTCCATCACCCAGATCGGGTTCTCCAGCGTTGGTTTCAACAATATGGTTGCCCTCGACGGTTTCTCCACCTTTGCCAACATCCTCCTGCTCGCGAGCGGACTGTTTGGTATCGCCCTCTCCTATGGGTACAACCAGCGTATGGGCATCAAACGCAGTGAATACTACACCCTCCTGCTCTTCAGCGTCACAGGCATGATGCTCATGGCGCAAGCCACAGACCTCATCATAGTCTTCCTTGCCCTCGAACTGCTCTCCATCCCGCTCTACGTCCTCTCTGCCATCGCGCGCAAACTCGACTCTGAAGAATCCGGTCTCAAATATTTTCTGCTGGGCGCATTCGCCAGTGGATTTGTCGTGTACGGGACAGCCTTGATCTTTGGTGCGACGGGGACCACATCCCTCAACGGGATTTTCTACACCGCCTCCAGCGGGACCTTCAGCCTGCTCCTGACCATCGGGGCGGCCCTGCTGCTGGTCGGATTCGGTTTCAAGGTTGCGGCAGTCCCCTTCCATATGTGGACTCCCGATGTCTATCAAGGCGCACCGACGGGCGTTACCGCCTTCATGGCGGCTGGCGCAAAGATCGCGGGTTTCGTCGCCTTGTTCCGTGTATTCAGTACTGCATTCCCCCTGCTTTCCGCCGACCTGACCGACATTCTTTGGGCGCTCTCCGCATTGACCATGATCGTCGGCAACCTCGTTGCCATCTCGCAGAGCAACATCAAACGCATGCTGGCATACTCCGCCATTGCGCATGCCGGGTACATACTCATGGCGTTTGTTCCATATGGGAATAAGGAAATTGCTCCCATTGCAATCGCCGCAGGCTTGTTCTACCTTGTCGCTTATTCCGTGACCAACTTTGGTTCGTGGGGCGTTGTCATCGCGCTCGAAAAAACTGAAGGGAGGGGTCTTGAAATAAGTGGTTACGCGGGCCTGGCGAGGAAACACCCCGCCCTTGCCGCCGCCATGACCATCTTCATGCTCTCGTTTATCGGCTTCCCGCCCACGCTGGGACTGGTCGGCAAGTTCTACCTCTTCCGCTCCGCCATTGCCGGGGGATTCACGGGTCTTGCCCTCATTGGCGTGGTCACATCGCTGATTTCCGCATACTACTATCTGCGCGTCGTCGTCAACATGTACATGAGAGAAGGTGACCCTTCCGTTGAACGCGAACCCTGGCTGGGCTTCACCACTACAGTAACGGCAATCATCACAGTGGTGCTGGGTTTTATCCCGCACTTTCTTTTCCTGCTGGCAAGCACGGCGGTGATAAAATAA
- a CDS encoding FAD-binding oxidoreductase: MTEKTGKPINRKKLAATIVVASAVVATGYDVNRLSADPVGEKDCEPISTYSPDASVNTGDIHVEVSPLPVSAMLQWKQKGGSINDVSCLNRTPVYGIVQITSVDDIQNAVLFAKENKLKVSMAGVRHSMGGQAFYKNNLVLDMLKFNQMSLDEANRILTVQSGATWHDIQDYLHPRFAVKAMQSSDIFSVGGSISVNAHGMDHLAGSVGSSIRSMRVMLADGSIVNVSREEHPELFRLVVGGYGLFGIILDVDLEIVDNDIYETERQIVKYRDFPEIFENEILPNPNLGLFYGHLSTAPGSLLEEMIFYEYTKVEIGDADIPPLGEVSSTKLRRYVLNFSKKGSLAMSIKWFLEKNVEPMLESCTVVPRTQAMGEGEACLVSRNEPMHDSVKYINNNLKNETDILHEYFIPRDQFIPFVDGLREIVRENKVNLLNASVRVIHPEDNFLTYAPDEMYSIVLYINQPVSAKGNDHMIEVTRKLIDLTAQVNGRFFLPYQLHYTPEQLQRSYPEIADFFAAKKVYDPAGLFTNTWYEKYSKLIQ; the protein is encoded by the coding sequence ATGACGGAAAAAACAGGCAAGCCCATCAATAGAAAAAAACTGGCAGCAACCATCGTGGTGGCTTCCGCTGTGGTGGCAACGGGGTACGACGTAAACCGGCTTTCTGCGGACCCCGTGGGGGAAAAGGATTGCGAACCCATTTCCACCTATTCTCCAGATGCCTCCGTGAATACAGGCGATATTCATGTTGAAGTCAGTCCTTTGCCCGTCAGCGCCATGTTGCAGTGGAAGCAAAAAGGCGGCTCGATTAACGATGTCAGTTGTTTGAACCGGACCCCGGTATACGGTATCGTCCAAATCACAAGCGTGGACGATATCCAGAATGCGGTCCTGTTTGCAAAGGAAAACAAACTGAAAGTGTCCATGGCAGGCGTGCGCCACAGCATGGGCGGACAGGCTTTCTATAAGAACAACCTCGTCCTGGATATGTTGAAGTTCAACCAGATGTCGCTGGATGAAGCCAACAGGATCCTCACCGTGCAAAGCGGCGCGACCTGGCATGATATTCAGGATTACCTGCATCCCAGATTCGCGGTCAAAGCCATGCAATCCTCTGATATTTTCAGTGTGGGCGGATCCATCTCGGTCAATGCGCACGGCATGGATCACCTCGCAGGCTCGGTCGGAAGCTCGATCCGTTCGATGCGAGTCATGCTCGCAGACGGCAGCATCGTCAATGTCAGCCGTGAGGAGCACCCTGAGTTGTTCCGTTTGGTCGTCGGCGGCTACGGCTTGTTTGGCATCATTCTCGATGTTGACCTTGAGATCGTGGACAACGACATTTACGAAACGGAACGACAGATCGTGAAGTACCGTGACTTCCCCGAAATATTCGAGAATGAGATCCTGCCCAACCCGAACCTCGGTTTGTTTTACGGGCATCTCTCCACCGCGCCGGGATCCCTGCTCGAAGAGATGATCTTTTATGAATATACAAAGGTGGAAATTGGCGACGCGGATATCCCGCCGCTCGGCGAGGTCTCCAGCACGAAGTTGCGCCGCTATGTTCTGAATTTTTCCAAGAAGGGCAGCCTTGCCATGAGCATCAAGTGGTTCCTGGAAAAAAATGTCGAGCCGATGCTGGAGTCCTGCACCGTTGTCCCGCGTACCCAGGCAATGGGGGAGGGCGAAGCGTGTCTGGTCTCCCGCAACGAGCCGATGCATGATTCGGTCAAATACATCAACAACAACTTAAAGAATGAGACGGACATCCTGCATGAGTACTTCATCCCGCGCGACCAGTTCATTCCTTTTGTGGATGGGCTTCGCGAGATCGTCCGCGAAAACAAAGTGAACCTGCTCAACGCTTCGGTGCGGGTGATCCACCCCGAGGATAACTTCCTGACCTATGCGCCTGATGAGATGTACTCGATTGTGTTGTACATCAACCAGCCTGTAAGCGCCAAGGGAAATGACCACATGATCGAGGTCACACGCAAATTGATCGACCTGACCGCCCAGGTGAACGGACGCTTCTTCCTGCCCTATCAACTGCATTACACACCCGAGCAGCTCCAACGCTCATACCCGGAGATCGCCGATTTCTTCGCCGCGAAAAAAGTGTACGATCCCGCAGGTTTGTTCACCAATACTTGGTATGAGAAATATTCGAAATTGATTCAGTGA
- a CDS encoding alpha/beta hydrolase codes for MKKWLGYLLKTIAVILGMTIVIILVFTVLAGLRENKTRHEAAPSAGRFVQAGDVEIFIQEMGSEEGQAILFIHGTGAWSEFWLETMSLLAEAGYRCIAIDIPPFGFSERPAAPSFGNTDQAKRVIALMDALGIERAILFGHSFGGGTTIEAALMIPNRIDTLILLDVGGLNLNLEPQPDSASPSALELFLSTKPIRNPVLSATATNPLLTRTLLASMLHDPADATDDRVAILQQTLVLEGATDTLGDWLKYVLTVREVSLTTDPANYRSLTMPALIVWGDSDTVISLSEGEYLQSILPNAELVVMKNVNHVPHVEDLDTLIPIVLGFLK; via the coding sequence ATGAAAAAATGGCTTGGGTATCTTCTCAAAACAATCGCCGTGATATTGGGTATGACCATAGTAATAATTCTGGTTTTTACCGTTCTGGCAGGCCTGCGCGAAAATAAAACCCGCCATGAAGCCGCGCCGTCCGCAGGCAGGTTCGTGCAGGCTGGGGACGTTGAAATTTTCATTCAAGAGATGGGATCGGAAGAAGGACAGGCCATTCTTTTCATCCATGGCACGGGTGCATGGAGCGAGTTCTGGCTGGAGACGATGTCTCTGCTGGCGGAGGCGGGCTATCGCTGTATTGCGATTGACATTCCCCCGTTCGGTTTTTCCGAGCGGCCCGCCGCGCCGTCGTTCGGAAACACAGACCAGGCGAAGCGTGTCATTGCCTTGATGGATGCGCTGGGAATCGAGCGCGCGATTCTGTTCGGGCACTCATTTGGAGGCGGCACAACGATAGAAGCTGCGTTGATGATCCCCAACCGAATTGACACATTGATTCTGCTGGATGTCGGCGGGTTGAATTTAAACCTTGAACCGCAGCCGGATTCCGCCTCTCCCTCCGCCCTTGAGTTGTTCCTGTCGACCAAGCCGATTCGCAACCCGGTCCTTTCTGCAACAGCGACCAATCCGCTGTTGACGAGGACTTTGCTTGCCTCCATGCTGCACGACCCCGCCGACGCCACAGATGACCGCGTGGCGATACTGCAACAGACACTCGTCCTCGAAGGCGCAACAGATACGCTCGGCGACTGGTTGAAATATGTTCTGACAGTTCGGGAAGTTTCATTGACCACCGACCCCGCAAATTACCGATCGCTAACGATGCCCGCGCTCATCGTCTGGGGGGATAGCGACACGGTCATCTCATTATCGGAGGGCGAATATTTGCAAAGCATCCTGCCGAATGCCGAATTGGTGGTGATGAAGAATGTCAACCATGTGCCGCATGTGGAGGATCTGGACACACTTATCCCAATCGTGCTGGGGTTTCTCAAGTAG